A DNA window from Streptomyces parvus contains the following coding sequences:
- a CDS encoding Ku protein — protein sequence MRSIWNGAISFGLVSIPIKLVNATENHSIHFRQIHLPDGGRIRYRKVCELDEEEVSGGEIGKAYEDADGTMIPITDEDLAQLPLPTAKTIEIVAFVPADQIDPLQMDAAYYLSANGVPAAKPYTLLREALKRSNKVAVAKYALRGRERLGMLRVVDDVIAMHGLLWPDEIRAPGGVAPDGDVTVRDAELDLADALMDTLGEVDMDSLHDDYREAVEELIAAKAAGETVRPAESGDAGGGKVIDLIAALENSVRAAKKSRGEEGAGAADEGEMAAVHPIKKTSGKSSASGKPSTRTTKKSSPATKRSTPKSTGAKKSTSATKKSTSATKSTGSRSTAKKTATKTAAKKTSSSGTGTKKTASSRKRASA from the coding sequence GTGAGGTCCATATGGAACGGCGCGATCTCCTTCGGGCTGGTCAGCATCCCGATCAAGCTGGTCAACGCCACCGAGAACCACTCGATCCACTTCCGCCAGATCCACCTCCCCGACGGTGGCCGGATCCGGTATCGCAAAGTCTGTGAACTGGACGAGGAAGAGGTCTCCGGCGGCGAGATCGGCAAGGCGTACGAGGACGCCGACGGCACGATGATCCCGATCACCGACGAGGATCTCGCCCAGCTCCCGCTGCCCACCGCGAAGACCATCGAGATCGTCGCCTTCGTGCCCGCGGACCAAATCGACCCGCTCCAGATGGACGCGGCGTACTACCTCTCCGCCAACGGCGTACCCGCCGCCAAGCCGTACACCCTGCTCCGCGAGGCCCTCAAGCGCAGCAACAAGGTCGCCGTCGCCAAGTACGCCCTGCGCGGCCGCGAACGGCTCGGCATGCTCCGCGTGGTGGACGACGTGATCGCCATGCACGGACTGCTCTGGCCCGACGAGATCCGCGCCCCCGGGGGCGTCGCGCCGGACGGCGACGTCACGGTGCGCGACGCCGAACTCGACCTGGCGGACGCCCTGATGGACACCCTCGGCGAGGTCGACATGGACAGCCTCCACGACGACTACCGGGAGGCGGTGGAGGAGCTCATCGCGGCGAAGGCGGCCGGCGAGACCGTGCGCCCGGCCGAGTCCGGGGATGCCGGCGGCGGCAAGGTCATCGACCTGATCGCGGCCCTGGAGAACAGCGTGCGGGCGGCGAAGAAGTCCCGGGGCGAGGAGGGGGCCGGGGCGGCGGACGAGGGCGAGATGGCCGCCGTGCACCCCATCAAGAAGACGTCCGGAAAGTCGTCGGCGTCGGGGAAGCCGTCCACGCGGACAACGAAGAAGAGCTCCCCGGCAACGAAGAGGTCCACCCCCAAGTCCACCGGCGCCAAGAAGTCCACGTCGGCGACGAAGAAGTCCACGTCGGCGACGAAGTCCACCGGAAGCCGGTCGACCGCGAAGAAGACGGCGACGAAGACGGCGGCGAAGAAGACCTCGTCGAGCGGCACCGGGACGAAGAAGACGGCATCGTCCCGCAAACGCGCCTCGGCCTGA
- a CDS encoding BTAD domain-containing putative transcriptional regulator → MDLLALGPLELWHGDQQHMLGSVKQRCVLAVLVHARGEPVAVDTLMERVWGDEPPPKGPATLQAYLSKLRRRLDHAVGPLVRVDLVQPRLYRLRMRDRNDLDLIRFQRFRSEAALAAEQGRTDWAIGLLRTAESMWRGEPLTESSGEWAASVRARLVEDHRHVREERIRLELELGRHADLIGELRELAAESPLAEGVVGSLMLALHRSGRHSEALELYRMTHARLREALGMEPGPDLRALHQRILEQDQGLSGPRTEMVTVSPPAPASGVAPGAATPPTPSAAPAAQPASCHPGRNNLPRDTRDFTGRADELALLREGIAGADGYALPLAVLHGMPGIGKTALAVHAAHRLAEDYPAGQLYVDLHGFSGRRPVDPAEALALLLQAAGTGEALPDTLDGRAAAWREWTARHRVLVVLDNARDAAQVRPLLPGSPGCLAIVTSRNRLSALDGAVSVPVDALSAREAAALFSRIAGAARTSHDPEALELLVDACGRHPLATTLLAGRFRHREIWDLRHLLERLAQSSDPLDGLDEEVFVSAFRFSYAELTAATRRLLRLLALHPGPDITAAAAAALSGSSPGPGGAGDVGRGIEELLDGHLLTEPSLGRYQLHDLTRAFALRMCTVEEPQEARGAAVGRLLGYCLGSAYRAHRLTHPRRRALEPAHLSVYAAEFGDAREATAWLGAERANLMAAARTAAAEDPEHAALFPHALAPSLRIWGSWDITNELYGAAVEALRSRGNPVLLAQTLVEAAEVLAQSGPGEALSCAGEALALFQDLKDPAGCADSSLQASRAHLAAGHTGPALRMVARALALYRDLGDRHGEADCLNVEGAALFHEGRYDEALGRARLTLHIHEDTGDLLGQIRAHNNIGEVHRIQGRIERAHDHLERSKVLARLHSGAQELAILETNLGAVYQAMGDTPRALEGFRRSLESHRARGDALGEANALISLGTAQAANGDGEGALLHFTLAEEVARRIDSAYERARALLGMADAHRSAGRPDVAMEVYEQALALSERTGSRPTAARALAGLAHTALITHRSEPALEYARRAEEVYRSLGSEAEAESLRRLLLEKARGTGA, encoded by the coding sequence ATGGATCTTCTTGCTCTGGGACCTCTGGAACTGTGGCACGGAGACCAGCAGCACATGCTCGGTTCGGTGAAACAGCGCTGTGTGCTCGCGGTTCTGGTACACGCGCGCGGAGAGCCGGTCGCCGTGGACACGTTGATGGAGCGGGTCTGGGGCGACGAGCCGCCTCCCAAAGGGCCCGCCACACTCCAGGCCTATCTCTCCAAGCTCCGGCGGCGTCTGGACCACGCCGTGGGACCGCTCGTACGGGTGGACCTCGTGCAGCCCCGGCTGTACCGGCTCCGGATGCGCGACCGGAACGATCTGGACCTGATCCGCTTCCAGCGGTTCCGCTCCGAGGCCGCCCTGGCGGCGGAGCAGGGCCGCACGGACTGGGCGATCGGGCTGCTGCGGACCGCCGAGAGCATGTGGCGGGGCGAACCGCTCACCGAGAGCTCCGGCGAGTGGGCGGCGTCGGTGCGGGCGCGGCTGGTGGAGGACCACCGCCACGTCCGGGAGGAGCGCATCCGGCTGGAGCTGGAGCTGGGGCGGCACGCCGATCTCATCGGCGAACTGCGGGAGCTGGCGGCGGAGAGCCCGCTGGCGGAGGGGGTGGTCGGCTCCCTGATGCTGGCGCTGCACCGCAGCGGCCGGCACAGCGAGGCGCTGGAGCTCTACCGCATGACGCACGCCCGCCTGCGGGAGGCGCTGGGCATGGAGCCGGGGCCCGATCTGCGGGCGCTGCACCAGCGCATCCTGGAGCAGGACCAGGGTCTGTCCGGGCCCCGGACGGAAATGGTCACCGTCAGTCCCCCCGCCCCGGCGTCCGGCGTCGCCCCGGGAGCCGCCACTCCCCCGACACCCAGCGCCGCCCCGGCCGCGCAGCCCGCCTCGTGCCATCCGGGCCGCAACAACCTGCCGCGCGACACACGGGACTTCACCGGCCGGGCCGACGAGTTGGCGCTTCTGCGCGAAGGGATCGCCGGCGCCGACGGGTACGCCCTGCCGCTCGCCGTGCTCCACGGGATGCCCGGCATCGGCAAGACCGCGCTGGCGGTACACGCCGCGCACCGGCTGGCCGAGGACTACCCGGCCGGTCAGCTGTACGTCGATCTGCACGGGTTCAGCGGACGGCGGCCCGTCGATCCGGCCGAGGCGCTGGCCCTGCTGCTGCAGGCCGCCGGTACCGGCGAGGCGTTGCCGGACACCCTCGACGGGCGGGCGGCCGCGTGGCGGGAGTGGACCGCGCGCCACCGGGTGCTGGTCGTGCTCGACAACGCCCGGGACGCCGCGCAGGTGCGCCCGCTGCTGCCCGGATCGCCCGGATGCCTGGCGATCGTGACGAGCCGCAACCGGCTCTCCGCGCTGGACGGGGCCGTCTCCGTGCCGGTGGACGCGCTGTCGGCCCGGGAGGCGGCGGCCCTGTTCAGCCGGATCGCGGGCGCCGCCCGGACCTCCCACGACCCGGAGGCGCTGGAGCTGCTGGTGGACGCCTGCGGCCGGCATCCGCTGGCCACGACGCTGCTCGCGGGCCGCTTCCGGCACCGGGAGATCTGGGACCTGCGCCATCTCCTGGAGCGCCTCGCGCAGTCGAGCGACCCCCTGGACGGCCTCGACGAGGAGGTGTTCGTCTCGGCGTTCCGCTTCTCGTACGCGGAGCTGACGGCCGCCACCCGCCGCCTGCTGCGGCTGCTCGCGCTGCACCCCGGGCCCGACATCACGGCGGCGGCCGCGGCCGCTCTGTCCGGGAGCTCGCCCGGGCCCGGCGGCGCCGGGGACGTCGGGCGCGGTATCGAGGAACTGCTGGACGGCCATCTGCTGACCGAACCGTCCCTCGGCCGTTACCAGCTGCACGACCTCACTCGGGCGTTCGCCTTGCGCATGTGCACCGTCGAGGAGCCGCAGGAGGCGCGCGGCGCTGCCGTCGGACGGCTCCTCGGGTACTGCCTCGGCTCCGCGTACCGGGCCCACCGCCTCACCCACCCGCGCCGCAGGGCCCTTGAGCCCGCGCATCTGTCGGTGTACGCGGCCGAGTTCGGCGACGCCCGGGAGGCGACGGCCTGGCTGGGAGCCGAGCGGGCCAACCTGATGGCAGCCGCCCGCACGGCGGCCGCGGAGGATCCGGAGCACGCGGCGCTCTTCCCGCACGCGCTCGCCCCCTCACTCAGGATCTGGGGCAGCTGGGACATCACCAACGAGCTGTACGGGGCGGCGGTGGAGGCGCTGCGCTCCCGGGGCAACCCGGTCCTGCTGGCACAGACGCTGGTGGAGGCGGCGGAGGTGCTGGCGCAGTCGGGGCCCGGGGAGGCGCTGAGCTGCGCGGGCGAGGCGCTGGCGCTGTTCCAGGACCTGAAGGACCCGGCGGGGTGCGCCGACAGCTCACTCCAGGCCAGCCGCGCTCACCTGGCCGCCGGACACACCGGCCCGGCGCTGCGCATGGTGGCGCGGGCACTGGCGCTCTACCGCGATCTGGGCGACCGGCACGGCGAGGCGGACTGCCTGAACGTCGAGGGGGCGGCGCTGTTCCACGAGGGCCGGTACGACGAGGCGCTCGGCCGGGCGCGCCTGACGCTGCACATCCACGAGGACACCGGGGACCTGCTGGGGCAGATCCGCGCGCACAACAACATCGGCGAGGTCCACCGGATCCAGGGCCGTATCGAGCGCGCCCACGACCACCTGGAGCGGTCGAAGGTGCTGGCACGCCTGCACAGCGGAGCGCAGGAGCTGGCCATCCTGGAGACGAACCTCGGCGCCGTGTACCAGGCGATGGGAGACACGCCGCGGGCGCTGGAGGGGTTCCGGCGGTCGCTGGAGAGCCACCGCGCCCGGGGGGACGCGCTGGGCGAGGCGAACGCCCTGATCAGTCTCGGCACGGCCCAGGCCGCGAACGGCGACGGCGAGGGGGCGCTGCTGCACTTCACGCTGGCGGAGGAGGTGGCGCGGAGGATCGACAGCGCCTACGAGCGCGCCCGGGCCCTGCTGGGCATGGCCGACGCGCACCGATCCGCGGGCCGGCCGGACGTGGCCATGGAGGTCTACGAGCAGGCGCTCGCCCTGTCCGAGCGCACGGGATCGCGTCCCACGGCGGCACGGGCGCTGGCGGGGCTCGCGCATACGGCGCTGATCACGCATCGCAGTGAACCGGCCCTGGAATACGCGCGGAGGGCGGAGGAGGTGTACCGGAGCCTGGGCTCCGAGGCGGAGGCGGAGAGCCTGCGGCGTCTGCTGCTGGAGAAAGCGAGAGGGACCGGCGCCTGA
- the ligD gene encoding non-homologous end-joining DNA ligase yields the protein MTPNTEVEGRRISLSNLDKVLYPATGTTKGEVLHYYAATVGSVILPQLAERPVSFLRYPDGPGGQLFFTKNPPPGTPAWVETTPVPRSEDQGARQVVVRDLASLMWAANLVVEFHTPQWRTGAPGIADRMVFDLDPGSPATVVECCAVALWLRERLAGDGLAAYGKTSGSKGMHLLVPLEPTPSGEVSAYAKRLAVEAEEALPALALHRMKRALRPGKVFVDFSQNSASKTTATPYTLRARPEPTVSAPVTWDEIAGCREAGALVFRAADMAARLDLHGDLLAPLNDPEQARPLPA from the coding sequence ATGACGCCGAACACCGAGGTGGAGGGGCGACGGATCTCGCTCAGCAATCTCGACAAGGTCCTGTATCCCGCCACGGGAACGACCAAGGGCGAGGTGCTGCACTACTACGCGGCCACCGTGGGCAGCGTGATCCTGCCCCAGCTGGCCGAGCGTCCCGTGTCCTTCCTGCGGTATCCGGACGGGCCGGGCGGCCAGCTCTTCTTCACCAAGAATCCGCCACCCGGTACACCCGCCTGGGTGGAGACCACCCCGGTCCCCCGGAGCGAGGACCAGGGCGCCCGGCAGGTGGTCGTGCGCGATCTGGCCTCGTTGATGTGGGCGGCGAACCTGGTGGTGGAGTTCCACACCCCGCAGTGGCGCACGGGCGCCCCGGGGATCGCCGACCGCATGGTCTTCGACCTGGACCCCGGCTCCCCCGCGACCGTCGTGGAGTGCTGCGCGGTGGCGCTCTGGCTGCGGGAGCGGCTCGCGGGCGACGGGCTGGCGGCGTACGGGAAGACGTCCGGGTCCAAGGGGATGCATCTGCTGGTTCCGCTGGAGCCCACGCCGTCCGGGGAGGTGTCCGCGTACGCGAAGCGGCTCGCCGTGGAGGCGGAGGAGGCCCTGCCGGCGCTCGCGCTGCACCGGATGAAGCGCGCCCTGCGGCCGGGCAAGGTGTTCGTCGACTTCAGCCAGAACTCCGCGTCGAAGACGACCGCCACGCCCTACACCCTGCGCGCCCGGCCCGAGCCCACCGTCTCGGCCCCCGTCACCTGGGACGAGATCGCGGGGTGCCGGGAGGCCGGGGCCCTGGTGTTCCGCGCCGCGGACATGGCCGCCCGGCTGGACCTGCACGGCGATCTGCTCGCCCCGCTGAACGACCCGGAACAGGCTCGTCCGCTGCCCGCATGA
- a CDS encoding serine/threonine-protein kinase: protein MSEEVPSGRVIDGRFTLVERLGSGGMGMVWRARDEALHRDVALKEVRPPDPALAEYDPEGARTLRARVLREARALARVDHPNVVTVHHIVDPGEDGYPWIVMELVAGSSLHDRLSTGPMEPADAAGLGRGILSALRAAHAAGIQHRDVKPANVLLRPDGRPVLTDFGIAAIRESTSLTMTGALIGSPDYIAPERIRGTEGDPSSDLWSLGMMLYVAVEGRHPLRRATTLATLAAVLDEEIPPPVRAGALAPVLSALLTRDIPARPDAETLDRMLAEAARGVGGAPPTPTEPVRERPASAHPGPVHAAPTQSAATPPPRPGPGPASHAPFGSPVADRERPAPARAGGSAAPEDRVPTGYGTPPPVSGTASRESGRRTERRVWRISAASSVVSAVVIAGTILWTTGAFSSKGSDSDDRPRDRASAPRVSAPAPDPVADGSDDTGASGASDEKDVPAAANLLTPEGARTAIEALKPLMGGTKVTDFTLYGEHASAEAPLKSNAALYDRFSYRDGRAKNDDMGGTLMSGSTTVDLDSVDWDALPALLKTAEKTLNVDAPESSYVIVDPSSPFHGDRPVLRVYVSDSHGGAFLTAGLDGRVIETNPRPKG, encoded by the coding sequence ATGAGCGAAGAGGTCCCCTCGGGGCGGGTGATCGACGGCCGTTTCACGTTGGTCGAGCGGCTCGGCAGCGGCGGCATGGGCATGGTCTGGCGGGCCCGCGACGAGGCGCTCCACCGCGATGTCGCGCTCAAGGAGGTGCGGCCCCCGGACCCGGCGCTCGCGGAGTACGACCCCGAGGGCGCCCGCACCCTGCGCGCCCGGGTGCTCCGTGAGGCCCGCGCCCTGGCCCGGGTCGACCACCCCAACGTGGTCACCGTCCACCACATCGTGGACCCCGGCGAGGACGGCTACCCGTGGATCGTGATGGAGCTGGTGGCCGGCTCCTCCCTGCACGACCGGCTCTCCACCGGCCCCATGGAGCCCGCCGACGCCGCCGGGCTGGGGCGCGGCATCCTCTCCGCCCTCCGCGCCGCCCACGCGGCCGGGATCCAGCACCGGGACGTCAAGCCCGCCAACGTCCTGCTGCGACCCGACGGCCGCCCCGTCCTCACGGACTTCGGCATCGCCGCCATCCGCGAGTCGACCAGCCTGACCATGACGGGCGCCCTCATCGGCTCGCCCGACTACATAGCCCCCGAGCGCATCCGGGGCACCGAGGGCGACCCGTCCTCCGACCTCTGGTCGCTCGGCATGATGCTGTACGTGGCCGTCGAGGGCCGCCACCCGCTGCGCCGGGCCACCACCCTTGCCACGCTGGCCGCCGTGCTCGACGAGGAGATCCCGCCACCGGTACGGGCCGGGGCCCTCGCTCCGGTGCTGAGCGCGCTCCTCACCCGGGACATCCCGGCCCGCCCGGACGCGGAAACCCTCGACCGGATGCTCGCCGAGGCCGCCCGGGGCGTCGGTGGCGCGCCCCCGACGCCCACGGAGCCCGTAAGGGAACGGCCCGCCTCCGCGCACCCCGGGCCCGTACACGCCGCGCCCACGCAGTCGGCCGCCACACCGCCGCCCCGCCCGGGGCCAGGGCCCGCGTCCCACGCGCCCTTCGGGTCACCGGTGGCCGACCGAGAGCGTCCGGCACCTGCCCGGGCCGGCGGATCCGCGGCTCCCGAGGACCGCGTCCCGACGGGCTACGGCACCCCGCCCCCCGTTTCCGGCACCGCCTCGCGGGAGAGCGGCCGCCGCACCGAGCGCCGGGTCTGGCGGATCAGCGCCGCGTCGTCCGTCGTCTCGGCCGTGGTGATCGCGGGCACCATCCTCTGGACCACCGGCGCCTTCTCCTCCAAGGGCTCCGACAGCGACGACCGCCCGCGCGACCGCGCGAGCGCACCGCGGGTCTCGGCCCCGGCGCCGGACCCGGTCGCCGACGGTTCCGACGACACCGGGGCGTCCGGCGCGTCCGACGAGAAGGACGTACCGGCGGCGGCGAACCTCCTGACCCCGGAGGGGGCGCGGACCGCGATCGAGGCGCTGAAGCCGCTCATGGGCGGAACGAAGGTCACCGACTTCACGCTCTACGGCGAACACGCCTCCGCCGAGGCGCCCCTGAAGTCCAACGCCGCGCTGTACGACCGCTTCAGCTACCGCGACGGCCGGGCGAAGAACGACGACATGGGCGGCACCCTGATGTCCGGGTCCACGACGGTCGACCTGGACTCCGTGGACTGGGACGCGCTGCCCGCCCTGCTGAAGACGGCGGAGAAGACGCTCAACGTGGATGCCCCGGAGAGCAGTTACGTGATCGTGGACCCCTCCTCGCCCTTCCACGGCGACCGCCCGGTGCTGCGCGTGTACGTCTCCGACTCGCACGGCGGCGCCTTCCTCACCGCCGGACTGGACGGCCGGGTCATCGAGACGAACCCGCGCCCCAAGGGCTGA